A stretch of Cheilinus undulatus linkage group 20, ASM1832078v1, whole genome shotgun sequence DNA encodes these proteins:
- the LOC121528699 gene encoding neurogenic differentiation factor 2-like, protein MLSRLFSEVLPDVQRLAADWVEDNESEDCKAKDDDVHERCRLAEDELDEPQEGSSRAESEMAGDDDDEDEAEEEECEDENGGDKPKKRGPKKRKMTAARVERSKVRRMKANARERTRMHDLNSALDNLRKVVPCYSKTQKLSKIETLRLAKNYILALGEILRNGKRPDVVTYVQMLCKGLSQPTTNLVAGCLQLNTRNFLTEPCSEGARFHMPSSPFSVHPYSYRCSRLSSPHYQPGSGAINLRSHSYGPGYEAVYPQGGTSPDYSSPDYEGQHSPPVCLNGGLSGRQQESSDTDRNYHYSMHYSGLTTSRPGHSIQFGPSGARSGGAHSENIPPFHDVHLHHDRAPPYEDLNAFFHN, encoded by the coding sequence ATGTTGAGCCGTCTGTTCAGCGAGGTGCTGCCGGACGTCCAGAGGCTCGCGGCGGACTGGGTGGAGGACAACGAGAGCGAGGACTGCAAGGCCAAGGACGACGACGTGCACGAGCGCTGCCGCCTCGCGGAGGACGAGCTGGACGAGCcgcaggaaggcagcagccgaGCCGAGTCCGAGATGGCCGGCGACGACGACGACGAAGACGAGGCCGAGGAAGAGGAGTGCGAGGATGAGAACGGAGGCGACAAGCCCAAGAAGCGCGGCCCAAAGAAGCGCAAGATGACGGCCGCGCGCGTGGAGCGCTCCAAGGTGCGCAGGATGAAGGCGAACGCGAGGGAGCGCACGCGCATGCATGACTTGAATTCAGCGCTGGATAACCTGCGCAAAGTGGTGCCGTGCTACTCCAAAACGCAAAAACTGTCCAAGATAGAGACTCTGAGGCTGGCCAAGAATTATATCTTAGCGCTTGGGGAGATTTTACGCAACGGGAAGCGTCCAGATGTGGTGACCTACGTGCAGATGCTGTGTAAAGGCCTGTCCCAGCCCACCACCAACCTGGTGGCAGGATGCCTGCAGCTCAACACCAGGAACTTCCTGACTGAGCCGTGCTCAGAGGGAGCCCGCTTCCACATGCCCAGCTCTCCTTTCTCCGTCCATCCCTACTCGTACCGCTGCTCCCGCCTCTCCAGCCCGCACTACCAGCCCGGATCAGGCGCAATTAACCTGCGGAGCCACTCCTACGGCCCAGGGTACGAGGCCGTGTACCCCCAGGGCGGGACATCTCCTGACTATAGCAGCCCGGACTACGAGGGCCAGCACAGCCCGCCCGTGTGCCTGAACGGCGGACTGTCCGGGCGGCAGCAGGAGTCCTCAGACACGGACAGGAACTATCATTACTCTATGCATTACTCCGGACTGACCACGTCCCGGCCCGGCCACAGCATCCAGTTTGGGCCATCGGGAGCGCGCAGCGGAGGTGCGCACTCTGAAAACATTCCACCTTTCCACGACGTGCACTTGCACCACGACAGGGCTCCCCCGTATGAGGACCTCAATGCTTTTTTCCACAACTGA